From the Streptomyces syringium genome, one window contains:
- a CDS encoding Y4yA family PLP-dependent enzyme: protein MAVTARPVPALPTLPAHPDLRTDAVLDSGLLHELAHAFGGPFHFLLPHRFDDNLAAFRAALDEAGVDGRVYYAKKANKAAAWVERCAATGAGVDVASLGELREALGHGVRGERVVVTGPAKNEELLRIAVLQGALAAVDSLDELDRLIALARAGPVRPARLLLRRLPPAQSHSRFGLDEAELAEALERCVRAGDAVRMEGFGFHLSGYATKPRADLAGQLVDLCLKARVMGLQADRISIGGGFAVDYAAADDWYAFLAAQRPEHYHARKAFAEADFYPYHSPVAGADALRAVLAAVPEGGRDSLAGRLRESGTLLLMEPGRALLDRAGASVFRVQGVKDRDGYGILTVDGTSLSLSEQWFNSEYVPDPVLVAPDGRVLPGPAGAAAFPAAVGGTSCLESDLLTWRKIPFPARPSVGDLLVYPNTAGYQMDSNESPFHDLPLPPKVVLDDTGGRPRWRLDRRPAC, encoded by the coding sequence GTGGCGGTGACCGCGCGCCCCGTGCCCGCCCTGCCGACGCTGCCCGCACACCCCGACCTCCGGACGGACGCGGTCCTCGACAGCGGTCTGCTGCACGAGCTGGCCCACGCCTTCGGCGGCCCCTTCCACTTCCTGCTCCCGCACCGCTTCGACGACAACCTCGCCGCGTTCCGGGCGGCGCTGGACGAGGCCGGGGTGGACGGGCGCGTGTACTACGCCAAGAAGGCCAACAAGGCCGCCGCGTGGGTCGAACGCTGCGCGGCCACCGGCGCCGGAGTGGACGTCGCGAGCCTCGGCGAACTCCGCGAGGCCCTCGGCCACGGGGTGCGCGGCGAGCGTGTCGTGGTGACCGGTCCGGCCAAGAACGAGGAACTGCTGCGGATCGCCGTCCTCCAGGGCGCCCTGGCCGCCGTCGACTCCCTCGACGAGCTGGACCGGCTCATCGCACTGGCGCGCGCCGGCCCGGTCCGCCCCGCCCGGCTGCTGTTGCGCAGGCTGCCCCCGGCACAGTCCCACAGCCGCTTCGGCCTGGACGAGGCCGAGCTCGCCGAGGCGCTGGAGAGGTGCGTACGGGCGGGCGACGCCGTCCGGATGGAGGGCTTCGGCTTCCATCTGTCCGGCTACGCCACAAAGCCGCGCGCCGACCTCGCGGGGCAGCTCGTCGACCTCTGCCTCAAGGCCCGCGTCATGGGGCTCCAGGCCGACCGGATCAGCATCGGCGGCGGATTCGCCGTCGACTACGCGGCGGCCGACGACTGGTACGCCTTCCTGGCGGCGCAGCGGCCCGAGCACTACCACGCGCGCAAGGCCTTCGCGGAGGCCGACTTCTACCCGTACCACTCGCCGGTCGCCGGGGCGGACGCCCTGCGGGCCGTCCTGGCCGCCGTCCCCGAGGGCGGCCGGGACAGCCTGGCGGGCAGACTCCGCGAGAGCGGCACGCTCCTGCTGATGGAGCCCGGACGGGCCCTGCTGGACCGGGCCGGCGCCTCCGTCTTCCGCGTCCAGGGCGTCAAGGACCGCGACGGGTACGGGATCCTCACCGTCGACGGGACGAGCCTCAGCCTGTCCGAGCAGTGGTTCAACAGCGAGTACGTCCCGGACCCGGTGCTGGTGGCCCCGGACGGGCGGGTACTGCCCGGCCCGGCCGGCGCCGCCGCCTTCCCCGCGGCCGTGGGGGGTACGAGCTGTCTGGAGTCGGATCTGCTCACCTGGCGCAAAATCCCCTTCCCCGCCCGTCCCTCGGTCGGTGACCTGCTGGTCTATCCCAACACCGCCGGGTACCAGATGGACTCCAACGAGTCACCGTTCCACGATCTGCCGCTGCCGCCCAAGGTCGTCCTCGACGACACCGGCGGGCGACCGCGCTGGCGCCTGGACCGCCGGCCCGCCTGCTGA
- a CDS encoding TIGR03086 family metal-binding protein codes for MTVMCDLGPAARRMADLVDGVPDSLLTAPTPCERYTLGDLIEHVDGLSLAFTAAATKDATETGARAASQGPSGHAARLDDDWRTRIPARLAALADAWRAPAAWAGETRAGGLDLPAELAGRIALNELVVHGWDVARAMGRPFEADARELEACLSFVSAMSAPDQLDSRGDAFGPVVDVPADAPLLDRVIGLSGRDPAWRRPGP; via the coding sequence ATGACCGTGATGTGCGACCTGGGGCCGGCGGCCCGGCGGATGGCGGACCTCGTGGACGGTGTCCCCGACAGCCTGCTGACGGCACCGACCCCCTGCGAGAGATACACCCTCGGCGACCTCATCGAGCACGTCGACGGGCTGTCGCTGGCCTTCACCGCCGCCGCCACCAAGGACGCCACCGAAACCGGGGCCCGGGCGGCGTCCCAGGGGCCGTCCGGGCACGCCGCCCGGCTGGACGACGACTGGCGCACCCGTATTCCCGCCCGGCTCGCCGCGCTCGCCGACGCCTGGCGCGCGCCCGCCGCCTGGGCGGGCGAGACCCGCGCCGGGGGCCTCGACCTGCCCGCCGAGCTGGCCGGGCGGATCGCTCTCAACGAGCTGGTCGTGCACGGCTGGGACGTCGCCCGTGCCATGGGGCGGCCGTTCGAGGCGGATGCGCGGGAGCTGGAGGCGTGCCTGTCGTTCGTCTCCGCGATGTCCGCACCGGACCAGCTGGACTCCCGTGGCGACGCGTTCGGCCCGGTCGTCGACGTCCCCGCCGACGCCCCGCTCCTCGACCGGGTCATCGGGCTCAGCGGACGCGATCCCGCGTGGCGGCGGCCCGGACCGTGA
- a CDS encoding ABC transporter substrate-binding protein: MNWTRRQALWAGGSVGTAALLAACGGGKDDTASSSADSAGGTPQKGGTLRIGALGRASATTRDPHGVQGNESDYLIIALVHDTLTAPGLKDNTVGRLASGWKSSDDLKTWRFTIAKGATFHDGSPVTADDVVWSLRRLRNTPAGAGRLPGIKAENITADGKDTVVLVSDDANAELPLLTRLATFVLKKDTPDKEIAKAPGTGPFKLDWFRGGNARLLRNDKWHGGPVHLDAIEVTMFESPQAMANALLGGQIDVASNVGAVAARTAASRKDIQVTRRPNDMAMPIVMRTAEGPFADPKVREAMKLVVDREAMVKQVLSGYGTVANDILGTGDPAYAKDIPQRRRDLDKAKKLLEEAGFDLATTYELVTTEDIAGLAESATLFATQAREAGIKIKVVKQESGTFYEKTWLKGDFYTNYWGTNDSVVFFASKTMVTGAGQNEAGWSDKSFDDTYRKVIGTAGKKARATSLRELQQIVHEKSGYLLWGMADGIDLASAKVRNLPKLPGYGRVQLENVWLAR; this comes from the coding sequence GTGAATTGGACAAGGCGCCAAGCGCTGTGGGCCGGCGGGAGCGTGGGCACTGCCGCGCTGCTCGCCGCTTGCGGGGGCGGCAAGGACGACACGGCCTCCTCATCGGCGGACTCCGCCGGTGGCACACCCCAAAAGGGCGGCACGCTCCGCATAGGCGCGCTCGGCCGCGCCTCCGCCACCACTCGGGACCCGCACGGAGTCCAGGGGAACGAGAGCGACTACCTCATCATCGCCCTGGTCCACGACACCCTCACCGCACCGGGCCTCAAGGACAACACCGTCGGCCGCCTCGCCTCCGGCTGGAAGTCCTCCGACGACCTCAAGACCTGGCGCTTCACGATCGCCAAGGGCGCCACCTTCCACGACGGTTCGCCGGTCACCGCCGACGACGTGGTGTGGTCGCTGCGCAGACTCCGCAACACCCCGGCGGGCGCGGGCCGGCTGCCGGGCATCAAGGCGGAGAACATCACGGCCGACGGCAAGGACACCGTCGTCCTCGTCTCCGACGACGCCAACGCCGAACTGCCCCTGCTCACCCGCCTGGCGACCTTCGTCCTCAAGAAGGACACCCCCGACAAGGAGATCGCCAAGGCCCCCGGCACCGGCCCCTTCAAGCTCGACTGGTTCCGCGGCGGCAACGCCCGCCTGCTGCGCAACGACAAGTGGCACGGCGGACCGGTGCACCTCGACGCCATCGAGGTGACCATGTTCGAAAGCCCCCAGGCCATGGCCAACGCGCTGCTGGGCGGCCAGATCGACGTCGCCTCCAACGTGGGCGCCGTCGCGGCCCGGACCGCCGCCTCGCGCAAGGACATCCAGGTCACCCGCCGCCCCAACGACATGGCGATGCCCATCGTCATGCGGACCGCCGAGGGCCCCTTCGCCGACCCCAAGGTCCGCGAGGCCATGAAGCTCGTCGTCGACCGCGAGGCCATGGTCAAGCAGGTCCTCTCCGGCTACGGCACCGTGGCCAACGACATCCTCGGCACCGGCGACCCCGCCTACGCCAAGGACATCCCCCAGCGCCGGCGCGACCTGGACAAGGCAAAGAAGCTCCTGGAAGAAGCCGGCTTCGACCTCGCCACGACCTACGAGCTCGTCACCACCGAGGACATCGCGGGCCTCGCCGAGTCCGCGACCCTGTTCGCCACCCAGGCCCGCGAGGCCGGCATCAAGATCAAGGTCGTCAAGCAGGAGTCCGGCACCTTCTACGAGAAGACCTGGCTCAAGGGCGACTTCTACACCAACTACTGGGGCACCAACGACTCCGTCGTCTTCTTCGCCTCGAAGACCATGGTGACCGGTGCCGGACAGAACGAGGCCGGCTGGTCGGACAAGAGCTTCGACGACACCTACCGCAAGGTCATCGGCACCGCGGGCAAGAAGGCCCGCGCCACGTCCCTGCGCGAGCTCCAGCAGATCGTGCACGAGAAGTCCGGCTATCTGCTGTGGGGCATGGCCGACGGCATCGACCTGGCCTCCGCCAAGGTGCGCAATCTGCCCAAGCTGCCCGGCTACGGCCGGGTCCAGCTCGAGAACGTCTGGCTGGCGCGTTGA
- a CDS encoding MATE family efflux transporter: MPSIQPLTLLRDSRALATLAVPLVLTQLAQVALTTTDTVMMGLLGTQALAAGGLAIVIFNQLRTMGVGLVTSVGNRIAAAAARAERADSHGADGADAAADAEVVKIVRASLAVATLAGLAGAVLMILIGQALTWLGQDAAVAARAQTMLLALAPGLLPCLWFQAVRQFTVGMRRPQALLQITIASVAVNAALNWLLIHGTWGLPELGLPGIGVATSTVHLLSFLALYLSAKRDTVLAPLLSIDIVRADRATVRELVRLGVPIAATYGSEAGFFSVTALMAGSFGSAALAAHTAVNQLVYIVFQVAVGLSHAASINVSRELALGRPDAARRIKNTALACAAAVMAVVAVVYATLPGLVLRPFLDADAAGDEKALAIATQLLFVIAFLQFFDCAQNIGVGLLRGLDDTKSGFRITLIGYWLVGLPAAWLLGYAAGLDTLGIWLGLLVGLATTAVLLLRRYGIGLRARTLAQEHVAAA, encoded by the coding sequence ATGCCCTCCATACAGCCGCTCACCCTCCTCCGCGACAGCCGTGCGCTGGCCACCCTCGCCGTCCCCCTCGTCCTCACCCAACTCGCCCAGGTCGCGCTGACCACCACCGACACGGTGATGATGGGGCTGCTGGGCACCCAGGCCCTGGCGGCCGGCGGGCTGGCCATCGTCATCTTCAACCAGCTGCGCACCATGGGCGTGGGCCTGGTCACCTCGGTGGGCAACCGGATCGCGGCCGCCGCGGCCCGTGCCGAGCGGGCGGACTCCCACGGCGCCGACGGTGCCGACGCGGCGGCGGACGCGGAGGTCGTCAAAATCGTCCGCGCGAGTCTGGCGGTGGCCACGCTCGCCGGACTGGCCGGGGCCGTCCTCATGATCCTCATCGGGCAGGCCCTCACCTGGCTCGGCCAGGACGCCGCGGTCGCCGCCCGCGCGCAGACGATGCTGCTGGCGCTGGCCCCGGGGCTGCTGCCGTGTCTGTGGTTCCAGGCCGTCCGGCAGTTCACCGTCGGCATGCGCCGCCCGCAGGCGCTGCTGCAGATCACCATCGCCTCGGTCGCCGTCAACGCCGCCCTCAACTGGCTGCTGATCCACGGCACCTGGGGGCTGCCGGAGCTGGGCCTGCCCGGCATCGGCGTGGCCACCTCGACCGTCCACCTCCTCTCCTTCCTCGCCCTGTACCTCTCGGCGAAGAGAGACACCGTGCTCGCCCCGCTGCTCAGCATCGACATCGTGCGGGCCGACCGCGCGACCGTGCGCGAGCTCGTCCGGCTGGGCGTCCCCATCGCCGCGACCTACGGTTCGGAGGCCGGTTTCTTCTCGGTCACCGCCCTGATGGCCGGTTCCTTCGGCAGTGCCGCCCTCGCCGCCCACACCGCCGTGAACCAGCTCGTCTACATCGTCTTCCAGGTCGCCGTCGGGCTCTCCCACGCCGCGTCCATCAACGTCAGCCGCGAGCTCGCCCTCGGCCGCCCCGACGCCGCCCGGCGCATCAAGAACACCGCCCTCGCCTGTGCCGCCGCCGTCATGGCCGTCGTCGCCGTCGTCTACGCCACGCTGCCCGGCCTGGTGCTGCGTCCCTTCCTCGACGCCGACGCCGCGGGCGACGAGAAGGCCCTCGCCATCGCCACCCAACTGCTCTTCGTCATCGCCTTCCTCCAGTTCTTCGACTGCGCCCAGAACATCGGCGTCGGTCTGCTGCGTGGTCTCGACGACACCAAGAGCGGCTTCCGCATCACCCTCATCGGCTACTGGCTCGTCGGCCTGCCCGCCGCCTGGCTGCTGGGGTACGCGGCGGGACTGGACACCCTCGGTATCTGGCTGGGTCTGCTCGTCGGCCTCGCCACGACGGCGGTCCTGCTGCTGCGCCGCTACGGCATCGGGCTGCGCGCCCGCACGCTCGCCCAGGAGCACGTCGCCGCAGCTTAG
- a CDS encoding ornithine cyclodeaminase family protein, whose amino-acid sequence MTDTTTATGDPCISDAAGTPTDDTTLRLLSTSDLAGIDITLTDVVETVEGAYRTLAAGRSDNPRKLTVKPSDGHSVSYAMLGRDGSRDVVAIKTSYKHGLHKGREEQHYYTALTLYDDVTGLPVAMMDCGRVGSLRTPAVSALLARECAVPGARSALVIGTGTQGRLALPFLLTTLPGLERLMLFGTHPEGIEAVRSQLRAHFPDRDVEVVTDARAAAADADVIVATAGAHTPAAVEADDLKPGALSILVGHGLAPSTLLRADRVVTTSEAQMKVTGTDMADADGNFPAVDTEFPPVLAGTTPGRTAPEQRIFAYNSGLVVTDIALGHRFAQLAIELGLGTRVPLWR is encoded by the coding sequence ATGACCGACACCACGACCGCCACCGGCGACCCCTGCATATCCGACGCGGCCGGCACACCCACCGACGACACGACCCTGCGCCTGCTGTCCACCAGCGACCTCGCGGGCATCGACATCACCCTCACCGATGTCGTCGAGACGGTGGAGGGCGCCTACCGCACCCTGGCCGCCGGCCGGTCGGACAACCCCCGCAAGCTCACCGTCAAGCCCTCCGACGGCCACTCCGTGTCGTACGCGATGCTCGGCCGCGACGGCTCGCGCGACGTCGTCGCCATCAAGACCTCGTACAAGCACGGTCTGCACAAGGGCCGCGAGGAGCAGCACTACTACACCGCCCTCACGCTCTACGACGACGTCACCGGCCTGCCCGTGGCCATGATGGACTGCGGCCGCGTCGGCTCGCTGCGCACCCCGGCCGTCTCCGCCCTGCTGGCCCGCGAGTGCGCCGTCCCCGGGGCGCGCAGCGCGCTGGTGATCGGCACCGGCACACAAGGGCGGCTGGCCCTGCCGTTCCTGCTCACCACGCTGCCCGGCCTGGAGCGGTTGATGCTCTTCGGCACCCACCCGGAGGGGATCGAGGCGGTTCGGTCGCAACTGCGGGCCCATTTCCCCGACCGGGACGTCGAGGTCGTCACCGACGCGCGGGCCGCCGCGGCGGACGCCGACGTCATCGTGGCCACGGCGGGCGCCCACACGCCCGCGGCCGTCGAGGCCGACGATCTGAAGCCCGGCGCGCTGTCGATCCTCGTCGGCCACGGGCTGGCCCCCTCGACCCTGCTCCGCGCCGACCGCGTCGTGACCACCAGCGAGGCCCAGATGAAGGTCACGGGCACCGACATGGCGGACGCCGACGGCAACTTCCCCGCCGTGGACACCGAGTTCCCCCCGGTCCTCGCGGGCACCACGCCCGGCCGCACCGCACCGGAACAGCGGATCTTCGCCTACAACAGCGGCCTGGTCGTCACCGACATCGCCCTCGGCCACCGCTTCGCGCAGCTCGCCATCGAGCTGGGCCTGGGAACGCGGGTGCCGCTGTGGCGGTGA
- a CDS encoding ABC transporter permease — translation MSEAETARAEAATDEVAASAPRRAVSLAARIAVVLAKRAVLLSVLLAVVFAAIELLPGDAASAAAERGESPADTAARRHLLGLDRPLWERFGDWMTALPTGDLGTSARGERVTDLLSAPLPNTLLLGGAAFALTLASALALGCWAAARPGGPADRLIGLASTVTLALPEFVVSVGLLLLLSLWTGWLPAATMTTSDGSPASWTMLIMPVLALAVPQTGWNARIVRGALADQAAAPHVIAAHLDGLPPRRVLLRHALPGAWPAIATGAATSTGMLLGGAVVVETLFNYPGLGTVLAGSVADRDTPVIAGVVACTGAVISLVLLGADLVRARTLGARP, via the coding sequence TTGAGCGAGGCGGAGACAGCACGGGCCGAGGCCGCCACCGACGAGGTGGCGGCCTCGGCCCCGCGCCGTGCCGTGTCGCTGGCCGCCCGTATCGCCGTCGTGCTCGCCAAGCGCGCCGTGCTGCTCAGCGTCCTGCTCGCCGTCGTCTTCGCCGCGATCGAACTGCTCCCCGGCGACGCGGCGTCCGCCGCCGCCGAGCGGGGCGAGAGCCCCGCGGACACGGCGGCCCGCCGGCATCTCCTCGGCCTGGACCGGCCGTTGTGGGAGCGGTTCGGCGACTGGATGACCGCGCTGCCCACCGGCGACCTCGGCACCTCCGCACGCGGGGAGCGCGTCACCGACCTGCTGTCCGCCCCCCTGCCCAACACGCTCCTCCTCGGCGGCGCCGCCTTCGCCCTGACCCTCGCCTCGGCCCTCGCCCTGGGCTGCTGGGCGGCGGCCCGGCCCGGCGGCCCGGCCGACCGCCTCATCGGCCTCGCCTCGACCGTCACCCTGGCGCTGCCCGAATTCGTCGTCTCCGTGGGACTGTTGCTGCTCCTGTCGCTGTGGACCGGCTGGCTGCCCGCCGCCACCATGACCACCTCGGACGGCTCACCCGCGTCCTGGACCATGCTGATCATGCCGGTCCTCGCCCTCGCCGTCCCGCAGACCGGCTGGAACGCCCGCATCGTCCGCGGCGCCCTGGCCGACCAGGCCGCGGCGCCGCACGTGATCGCCGCCCACCTCGACGGCCTGCCACCCCGCCGCGTGCTGCTCCGCCACGCCCTGCCCGGTGCCTGGCCCGCCATCGCCACCGGAGCCGCCACCTCCACCGGCATGCTGCTGGGCGGCGCGGTCGTCGTCGAGACCCTCTTCAACTACCCCGGGCTCGGCACCGTCCTGGCCGGATCCGTCGCCGACCGTGACACCCCCGTCATCGCCGGGGTCGTCGCCTGCACGGGAGCCGTCATCAGCCTCGTCCTGCTGGGCGCGGACCTCGTCCGCGCCCGCACCCTGGGAGCCCGCCCATGA
- a CDS encoding cysteine synthase family protein — translation MNEALTRPAVVSRISDLIGYTPLFELCRTENGSRLLLKLEMYNPTGTAKIRMARQMVLDAEARGELRPGGRIIESTSGNTGLGLAVIAAERGYTFTAVVDNHACVDKLRGMKALGTELVYVIDDGTEELATAAREELAEDMARGQDNTVFTEQHNNPSNGVGYFPVAHELHQALGGRIDVLIGAVGTGGALCGTTRELRKLVPGVRTIGVEPKGSIAFGGPAHDYYQSGTGTPEGAEIGALVDFDLIDEGVKVGDVEAFATARAVARTGLLIGGSAGGVVHEALTRLPSLPPGSTMVALVNDGGEKYMDTVFNDDWMNARNLIDPAVEREIDETLTKLRRN, via the coding sequence ATGAACGAGGCACTGACGCGCCCCGCCGTGGTCTCCCGCATATCCGACCTCATCGGATACACCCCGCTGTTCGAGCTGTGCCGCACCGAGAACGGCAGCCGGCTGCTCCTCAAACTGGAGATGTACAACCCGACCGGCACCGCCAAGATCCGCATGGCCCGTCAGATGGTGCTCGACGCCGAGGCCCGGGGCGAGCTGCGCCCCGGCGGCCGCATCATCGAGTCCACCTCCGGCAACACCGGCCTGGGTCTCGCCGTCATCGCCGCCGAGCGGGGCTACACCTTCACCGCCGTCGTCGACAACCACGCCTGCGTGGACAAGCTGCGGGGGATGAAGGCACTGGGCACCGAACTCGTCTACGTGATCGACGACGGAACCGAGGAGCTCGCCACCGCCGCCCGCGAGGAGCTCGCGGAGGACATGGCCCGGGGCCAGGACAACACCGTCTTCACCGAGCAGCACAACAACCCCAGCAACGGCGTCGGCTACTTCCCGGTGGCCCACGAGCTCCACCAGGCCCTCGGCGGCCGCATCGACGTCCTCATCGGCGCGGTCGGCACCGGCGGCGCCCTGTGCGGCACCACCCGGGAGCTGCGCAAGCTCGTCCCCGGTGTGCGGACGATCGGCGTGGAGCCCAAGGGCTCCATCGCCTTCGGCGGCCCCGCCCACGACTACTACCAGTCCGGCACCGGCACCCCCGAAGGCGCCGAGATCGGCGCGCTGGTCGACTTCGACCTGATCGACGAGGGCGTGAAGGTCGGGGACGTCGAGGCGTTCGCGACCGCCCGCGCCGTGGCCCGTACCGGGCTGCTCATCGGCGGCTCCGCGGGCGGGGTCGTGCACGAGGCGCTGACCCGCTTGCCGTCGCTGCCGCCGGGCAGCACCATGGTCGCGCTGGTCAACGACGGCGGCGAGAAGTACATGGACACCGTCTTCAACGACGACTGGATGAACGCCCGGAATCTCATCGACCCCGCCGTGGAGCGGGAGATCGACGAAACGCTGACCAAGCTGCGCAGGAACTGA
- a CDS encoding YidB family protein: protein MADDDLGSLLGGLLGGGQSGGTGNLLAGLLGTLGDSGQGGGNPLAALLSELRDGGLEGKAQSWVGSGANEPITGAEVAQALPYQTLDRVAQQAGIAPEEAADQIAAALPEAVDKLTPDGEVPQGSLEDLIRARL from the coding sequence ATGGCGGATGACGACCTGGGAAGTCTGCTGGGCGGGCTGCTCGGCGGCGGGCAGAGCGGCGGGACGGGCAATCTGCTGGCCGGTCTCCTGGGCACGCTCGGTGACAGCGGGCAGGGCGGGGGGAACCCGCTCGCCGCGCTGCTGAGCGAACTCCGGGACGGCGGCCTGGAGGGCAAGGCACAGTCCTGGGTGGGTTCGGGCGCGAACGAACCGATCACCGGCGCGGAGGTCGCGCAGGCCCTGCCGTACCAGACGCTGGACCGCGTCGCGCAGCAGGCGGGCATCGCCCCGGAAGAGGCCGCCGACCAGATCGCCGCGGCCCTGCCGGAAGCGGTCGACAAGCTGACTCCCGACGGCGAGGTGCCGCAGGGCTCGCTGGAGGACCTGATCAGAGCGCGGCTCTGA
- a CDS encoding carboxylate-amine ligase encodes MTSDDIPTLGVEEEFVLVDSHSRAAVNCAPVVIKGAQSVLGDQIGAEIFPTMVETRTHPVSTLDGLYKELYRLRAGVAAAAAEYGCRAVASGTLIVPSRGPTEVTDKSRYLRMATEYGPLVSGDQGTGVCGCHIHVGVADREQAVQLANHLRPWLPALQALAANSPFHAGRDSGYASWRTMRWAQWPGAGPAPLLPDAAAYDTLVDCLVTSGMLVDRRMVYWYARPSEHCPTVEIRVADVNADVDTVILLAGLARALAAVLLADVRRGIPAPDVPDALLRAAHWRAARDGLTGRGVDPATGGHHPATETVDRLLRRAAPALEAAGDLPLVRDLWQHRRVLGGGADRQREAFRRRGDLRDVVDLLTVTADRS; translated from the coding sequence TTGACGTCCGACGACATACCCACTCTGGGCGTCGAGGAGGAGTTCGTCCTCGTCGACAGCCACTCGCGAGCCGCGGTCAATTGCGCGCCGGTGGTCATCAAGGGCGCCCAGAGCGTCCTCGGCGACCAGATCGGCGCCGAGATCTTCCCGACCATGGTCGAGACACGCACCCACCCCGTCAGCACGCTCGACGGTCTGTACAAGGAGTTATACCGGCTGCGCGCGGGCGTCGCGGCGGCCGCGGCCGAGTACGGCTGCCGGGCGGTGGCGTCCGGCACCCTGATCGTCCCCTCCCGGGGCCCGACCGAGGTCACCGACAAGAGCCGCTATCTGCGGATGGCCACCGAATACGGTCCGCTGGTCAGCGGGGACCAGGGCACCGGCGTCTGCGGCTGCCACATCCACGTCGGGGTCGCCGACCGGGAACAGGCCGTACAGCTCGCCAACCACCTCCGGCCCTGGCTGCCCGCACTCCAGGCGCTCGCCGCCAACTCGCCCTTCCACGCGGGCCGGGACAGCGGATACGCCAGTTGGCGGACCATGCGCTGGGCCCAATGGCCGGGCGCCGGCCCCGCCCCCCTGCTCCCCGACGCAGCGGCGTACGACACGCTCGTGGACTGCCTCGTCACCTCCGGCATGCTGGTGGACCGCAGGATGGTCTATTGGTACGCCCGCCCCTCCGAGCACTGCCCCACCGTGGAGATCCGGGTGGCCGACGTCAACGCCGACGTGGACACCGTGATCCTCCTGGCCGGCCTGGCGCGCGCACTGGCGGCGGTGCTGCTGGCCGACGTACGACGCGGGATCCCGGCCCCCGACGTCCCCGACGCCCTGCTGCGCGCGGCACACTGGCGGGCGGCCCGGGACGGCCTGACCGGGCGCGGCGTCGACCCGGCGACCGGGGGCCACCACCCGGCCACCGAAACCGTCGACCGGCTTCTGCGCCGCGCCGCGCCCGCCCTGGAGGCGGCGGGCGACCTGCCCCTCGTCCGGGACCTGTGGCAGCACCGGCGTGTGCTGGGCGGCGGCGCCGACCGGCAGCGGGAGGCGTTCCGCCGGCGCGGCGACCTGCGCGACGTCGTGGACCTGCTCACCGTGACCGCCGACCGGAGCTGA
- a CDS encoding TauD/TfdA family dioxygenase — protein MSTGAAPVRLLDAASAAELHRAAAKILTEFGTSATSPQLLARVAESAADRSEPIRHELRPVDTDDGLFVLRGLSVDDTGIGPTPAGWATAGDSGAVHDIVMLLLATVMGDPIAWPGQQNGRFVHNIVPAPGHEREQTGASSDVLLSPHTEDAFHPGRAHLLMLGCMRNHDHIATTAASIRKVRLDDADVDALTRPALPILPDDAYAEARGFEGLPPDAPTLWRSADGLTLRFDPAYTPLERATPEYRAAYRRLEAELARVSVALSLTPGEVLVVDNDLVVHGRVPFTARYDGTDRWLKRASVRVPGRATRPPAEAAEHGYGQVAVEAHAA, from the coding sequence ATGAGCACGGGAGCCGCACCCGTCCGCCTGCTCGATGCCGCCTCGGCCGCCGAACTGCACCGGGCCGCCGCGAAGATCCTCACCGAATTCGGCACCTCCGCCACGTCCCCCCAACTCCTCGCCCGCGTCGCCGAATCGGCCGCGGACCGGAGCGAGCCGATCCGGCACGAGCTGCGGCCCGTCGACACCGACGACGGCCTGTTCGTGCTGCGCGGCCTGAGCGTCGACGACACCGGCATCGGCCCGACGCCCGCGGGGTGGGCCACCGCCGGGGACAGCGGCGCCGTCCACGACATCGTGATGCTGCTGCTCGCCACGGTCATGGGCGACCCCATCGCCTGGCCGGGTCAGCAGAACGGACGGTTCGTCCACAACATCGTCCCGGCCCCCGGCCACGAGCGGGAGCAGACCGGTGCCAGCAGCGACGTCCTCCTCAGCCCGCACACCGAGGACGCCTTCCACCCCGGCCGCGCCCACCTGTTGATGCTCGGTTGCATGCGCAACCACGACCACATCGCCACCACCGCCGCGAGCATCCGCAAGGTCCGGCTGGACGACGCCGACGTCGACGCGCTCACCCGCCCCGCGCTGCCGATCCTCCCCGACGACGCCTACGCCGAGGCGCGCGGATTCGAGGGGCTGCCGCCCGATGCCCCCACCCTGTGGCGGTCCGCCGACGGCCTCACCCTGCGCTTCGACCCCGCCTACACCCCGCTGGAGCGGGCCACGCCCGAGTACCGGGCCGCCTACCGGCGCCTGGAGGCCGAACTCGCCCGCGTCTCCGTCGCGTTGAGCCTGACCCCCGGCGAGGTGCTCGTCGTCGACAACGACCTCGTCGTGCACGGCCGGGTCCCCTTCACGGCCCGCTACGACGGCACCGACCGCTGGCTCAAGCGCGCTTCCGTACGGGTCCCCGGCCGGGCCACCCGCCCCCCGGCCGAGGCCGCCGAACACGGCTACGGCCAGGTCGCCGTCGAGGCCCACGCCGCCTGA